CTCATGTTGGTCAAAACATATTCTATGGAAACTCTTCATATCATATGAAAAGAATGATGAAGATAAGGTCTCGTCATGTTCTATTACAGCTCTCTGTTTACTTAAACGTCGTTTAAGAAACAGGAGAGTTCCAATGGTGATGATAATGGCTGCAACTATGATTGCCCACATTGAATTTACCTTCTTTTGGTTGTAAATCTGTGGACATATGGGGAAATTTTGGACATGGACTGGAACACAAAGACCTGGATTGCCTGAAAAGCTTTCAGCCAACCCTCCTTTAATCAATGAAAGAGGGATTGGTCCAGAAAGTTGATTGtttgaaaagttgatggaatTTGGCAACAAATCACTGAGACTCTCTGGGATTTTCCCAGTCAAACGATTGTTTGAAAGATCAAGAACATTGAGTGATTTCAGTAAAGAAAGTGAAGTGGGGATTGAGGAACCAAACTTGTTACCTTGCAACATAAGTAAATTGAGATTCCTCAAATTGCCAATCTCTGAAGGTATTGAACCAGACAGGAGATTGTTACTGAGATCAAGCTTCACCAGATTAATAGCTCTAGAGATTTCAGGAGGCAAAAAACCAGACAACTTATTGTTCTGCAAGAACAGTTCAGATAAGTTCCTAGCATTTTCAATTGAACTTGGAAAAGGGCCAGTAAAATCATTGTCACCCAAGTCAATGATTGAAGCATGAGGGAGGCCTAGAATTCCTTCTGGTATTGAACCCTCCAAATGATTATTACTAACTCGAAACCGAATAAGAGACTTACAGTTTGCATAACTTTCAGGCAACTTCCCAGAAAACTTGTTAGCTAAGACAAGCAAATACAGCAATTTACCTCCTTGACAAATCTCAGCTGGCAATGGACCTGAAAAGTTGTTTTCAGACAAGTCAAGAACAATCAATGGTGACGTCTTCCCCATGTTTTGAGGAAGTTCCCCCGAAAGGAAATTTCCATAGAGTGAAAGGAGTGTCAATTTTGTGGAATCTGCAATAACGCCAGGGATTTCTCCTGTAAGACTATTGTTATAAAGTTGAAGAACTCGAAGGTTAGGAAGTCGACATATAGAATCTGGAATGGATCCAGTCAACATGTTGACCGACATGTCCAAGTCTCCGAGCTTTGTCAGGTTTCCCAGTTCTTCAGGTATTGCCCCCGATAGGTGCTGATTGTAATAAAGTTCAAGCTGTTCCAAGTTCTTAATCAAACCAAGCTCCTTTGGAATCTGACCTGAAAGGAAATTCCCACTCAATTCAAGATCAACAAGTGAAGTCATGTTTCCTATCGATCTTGGGATCGGACCATACAACCTGCATGTCGTTAAGACCATAACTCTGAGTTTTGTCAGCCTTGAGATGTTCTCTGGAAGTTGCCATAAGTTCATTTCATCAACTTCATTGAAGTAGAGCTCTTCAAGATTGGTAAGATTTGTTATCGACATGGGAAAATCGCCTCGAAAGTAATTGTATGACAAATCAAGAACACGTAACGATGTCATTCTGAAGAAATCAGGAAGTGTTGCCCTTAGTGAAACAGAACTTATATTGAACTCTTCCAAGAGAGAACAGTTGACAACAGTGTTGAGAAAGTTCCCATGGAGATTGTTGCGGCTGATATCAAGAACCCGCAAAGCCGGCAGATACGAGCACACGTCGGCTGGAAAATCTCCGGAGAGTGACCAGGCTGAGAGGTTAATGCGTTCAACGTACCCTTTATCATTGCAGGTAACTCCAGTGAAATTGCAGTAACTATTCCCTCTCATGTCCCAATCAGATAAGGCCTTTCCTGATAGAGAAGCTTTCATGGCGTTGAAGAACTTAAACTGATGATCATCTGTTATAACTTGAGAAGAACAAAACATGAAACTAAGTAAGACTAGAAGGAGAAAAATAGCTTTGGGTGCCATTTGATAGGAGAAGAGGTGGCAGTTAAGGTGTTTGTTGCAGAGAAGGGGAAGAGAGTACATAAATGAGATGATTGAAGGGATCAATGGGTGCAGTAGTAATGAGCCTCAATGATGAAGGAAAAAGCAGGCTTTAAGCTGTTGCATTGAGAGAGATAAGAATGAGGTGTGTACTGTGCATATCTTTTGCATAAAGTGGCTTTCTTTTCTATGTATATAACCCACTAGCTCGTGTAGAGGAATAATATCCTTTAATCCGATATTAGTGTAAGTATTGAAtataatatgtatttaaaatgaatatatatttaaaaaatttaaattttgtatttatatctaaatatatattaaccataaatgttaaatataaatatttttctaaaaaaataaagagtAAACATAGAATATTTCTACTTTATACAGATGAGATATTAGAATAATCTGCAACCCAATCCTGAGCATTGCATGTGGCCCCTCTTGATGTGATCACTCCTGCTTTCCCTTGGATGGTCATGGCCTAATGTTAATTTGACCCttcaaatttatgttttatactttttTGTTTGAATATAGACGGTTTCAAAATTtctttaaatacataaaaaaaattaaaaattaaataaatctatgTTAAACAAATACTAGTATCCGATCCTTGCAATAGCAATGTTGTGCAAGCTGCAGGTGATGTTACCAATATTGCCACCCACATCAGTATGATATTATATATAAGCATGACCATGTTTACAATGTTTGGGATATGTATTTTTGTAATAAAAGCAAATTGCATTTCTGGCATGACATAATGATTCCCCCATGCTGTACTTGGTACaataatatacatatgtacaATTTATTTTATGGGTCCCTGTGTCTGTATACGTAGGGGATTTTAAAACAACCTATCTcatatcatttaattaaatttataaatcataataatc
The sequence above is drawn from the Gossypium hirsutum isolate 1008001.06 chromosome A05, Gossypium_hirsutum_v2.1, whole genome shotgun sequence genome and encodes:
- the LOC107957542 gene encoding receptor protein-tyrosine kinase CEPR1 → MYSLPLLCNKHLNCHLFSYQMAPKAIFLLLVLLSFMFCSSQVITDDHQFKFFNAMKASLSGKALSDWDMRGNSYCNFTGVTCNDKGYVERINLSAWSLSGDFPADVCSYLPALRVLDISRNNLHGNFLNTVVNCSLLEEFNISSVSLRATLPDFFRMTSLRVLDLSYNYFRGDFPMSITNLTNLEELYFNEVDEMNLWQLPENISRLTKLRVMVLTTCRLYGPIPRSIGNMTSLVDLELSGNFLSGQIPKELGLIKNLEQLELYYNQHLSGAIPEELGNLTKLGDLDMSVNMLTGSIPDSICRLPNLRVLQLYNNSLTGEIPGVIADSTKLTLLSLYGNFLSGELPQNMGKTSPLIVLDLSENNFSGPLPAEICQGGKLLYLLVLANKFSGKLPESYANCKSLIRFRVSNNHLEGSIPEGILGLPHASIIDLGDNDFTGPFPSSIENARNLSELFLQNNKLSGFLPPEISRAINLVKLDLSNNLLSGSIPSEIGNLRNLNLLMLQGNKFGSSIPTSLSLLKSLNVLDLSNNRLTGKIPESLSDLLPNSINFSNNQLSGPIPLSLIKGGLAESFSGNPGLCVPVHVQNFPICPQIYNQKKVNSMWAIIVAAIIITIGTLLFLKRRLSKQRAVIEHDETLSSSFFSYDMKSFHRICFDQHEIFGAMVDKNIVGHGGSGIVYRIELKSGEVVAVKKLWSKTAKDSFSEHQMVFNKGMKTEVETLGSIRHKNIVKLYSYFSSFDRNLLVYEFMPNGNLWDALHKGWLFLDWPTRHQIALGVAHGLAYLHHDLMPPIIHRDIKSTNILLDANYQPKVADFGIAKVLQARGKDSTNTVIAGTYGYLAPEYAYSNKATTKCDVYSYGVVLMELITGKKPVESDFGENKNLVYWVSTKLDTKEGVMEALDKSLSTSFKDEMIQVLRTAMRCTCKNPSQRPTMNEVVQLLIEADPCRLGSCKLSTNKTKDASNVTKIKNQPDV